From the Triticum urartu cultivar G1812 chromosome 4, Tu2.1, whole genome shotgun sequence genome, the window CTGGCGCTGCTGCATTTTTCGTATATACTAGTGCAAAAGACGCTCTTATATTAtaggacagagggagtatcttGCTAGCAAACAAGCCAATTCGTAATCAGTCTGCGAAGTAAGCTGTTCCAAACTCAACATTCAACAGTCTGCAAGCCCACAAGTGGGCGTTTTCTTGTGAGGGGACTGAAGTATAGTATTGTGACTACTGATTTCCATTCTACCAAAGCGTGAATTCAATAAGATAACAAATACATTCCGGAGAAGAGCTTAGGAGCTTAATCTCGTTGGCCTTGCCGGTGCAGTTCCACTTCTTGTGTCTTTAGAGCTGGACATGGAAACTACTGCTGTGGTCTTTGGCCATGGCTGTGTTGTCAATCTCGGTGATGAAGGGGACGAACTCCTGCCACTGCCTTTCACGCCTTCTCGATGGTTCTGGGTGACTCTAGATGCTCTTGGCGATACAGCGTGTACATCGCCCGCTCTAGAGGTCGCTACAGATTGGGATAACCCGCTGAATGATGCACGACGAGGCAACCTGGTCGGAGCTGATGCGCCCTGCTGTATATCAGGCTGAGAAACTGGCGCTGCTCTGCTGAATCTGAGACCGGCGAGCGGCGATCCTCCCGGAGATGAAGGCGGCGTCACGCTGTGTTTTTGCCCTCGAGgcgaggaagaaggagaagctatGTGTAACCCTGAGCTAGGACGAGATGTCTTCACCCCAGGGAGCGAAGTCGTAGTCCTAATCTTTCCCGGGGAAGAAGGAACGGCCGGTGTTGCCGAGATTGCCGGCGAGGACATGGATTTCTTCAGAGTGCTTGTTCGACGAGGAGGGGTTTCCACGACCGGTGATTCTTGTTTTGGCGCTCTACCACTCCTCGTTTTTTCAGAGGAATGGATGACTAGTTTATTGGCTTTCTCCATGGGATTGCCGCTGCATTCGCCGTCATCTTGGCTTCGCTGTCGGCCTAGAGGACTTGGTGCGAAAGACGAAGATGCTTGCCGGGTGAAAACTATTTGTTTCACCTCTGGCCTCGCGGCAGTGCCACTCGCAGAGTGCCTTCGAGCCGCCGGATCTCCTCTTGCTTGTTGCTGCGAACTGTGCTTCAGATGTTCTTTGGAAAGGTTTGAAGAAATTCTTACTACCTGAGCTGCTGATCCTTGCTTGAGCCTGCTCGGAATCTCATGGTGTTTTTGAGGAGATGGGCTTGTCTTTGCTTGAGATGTGCTGTTATTGGAAGAACTAGGAGCTGCAACAAGTGCTCCCTTCTGCGAGCCCACTCTAACGAGCGTCTTTGATGCTGCAGGCTTCTTGTCATCTGGTCCGGTGTCTGGTCTCCTCATTTTCTTACTGATGATGGGAACTGCTGGGATAATGGCAGTTTGCTTCTGTCTAGTTTTCCTCATAGGCTGGGGTGCTAGGGCTACATATCCTTCTTGCATTGGAAGTAGTCTTTCATCACTTCTGCTTTCTTGGCAATCAGTTGGCATCTCTTCATTTATATCTCTTCCTGTGGGAACAATTAGTGACATAGAACTGGTGCTTCCAGCTTCCAGTACTAATGTAGGATCTTTGCTTTCTCTAATAACATCAACTCCATGGATAAACTCGGCCACATCGTCGGTGCTAATGTTTCCTTTGTCATCTGAATCGTTACTTGCGCTATCTGACGACCCGGTTTCACCGTCCTCTCCTTTTTCTGCTGAACTGTTACTTGCGCTATCCGATGATGGAGTTTCACTGTGCTCTGTGTTAGTGCTTGGCTCCTGACAGTGATCTTGCCGTGAAGTTTCACCGTGCGATTCACCATCATCTTGGTCAAAATATGAATCCTCGATCAATATCTCGTCAAAATCATAGAACTCATCTGCGTTCCCAATGGAGGAAGGCTCACTGTCGTCATGGCTTTCATCTGTATCTGACAGCTCCACTTCTGAGAAGAACACCTGGTACATGAATTCGCAATGTTTCATTACGCGAACACTTGTAAACTGTATCAGTTCAAGGGGGAGACAGGATTTGAGGAGAGAATGTATACCTCGATCTTGAAGTCCTCCTGAAATTTCTGCTTGTTGCAGTTCCATGGCAGATCAATGTCCTCCAGAGTGAAAACCGTCATGTTGGACTGCAGAAAGCAAGTGCTGAACATGACGCTGAACATGACCTCCTCGTGGCCTTCATCCCCAACATGGATGCACTCGATAACAACATCGCCTTGTATCTGGCATCCAATGTCAGCCTTGATCACCGTGCTTTCCGCCTATAATCAAGACAAACATTCAAGGTAGAAGAGCATTAGTACCAAATCACCATTCATGAGACCATTATTTGAGAGCATCCACGGAGCTGACAGGTTTCATCACCTGCTTATAGTTCTTGAACTGTTGCTTGATCCTTGGCGTGCTAAACAGAACCTCGGTCAGAGAAGCATCGGTCGATCGCTCCCGCGGCTCGCCGTGGACACGAACAACTGGCCTGCATCCACCAGCGCCGTCGAAATCCGGGACAGCTCTGAGTATCAGGCAGTCGAGGACGAAGGGCTGCTGCTTCATGCCGATCAGTGACCCCTTGTCCCTGAGCCTCGTCACGTACTGCAGGTACCTCAGATGAGTCGGCCTCGGATCAAGCTCCGAGCAGGCACTGAGCAGCTCCACCGGCGCTCTCCCAAACACCGCGTCCAGCGTCGCCCGCTCCGGCGCGGCCTCCTCGATGTACACCAGCAAGCTAGCCATGGCGAACGCGAGGGCAGGCCACGCCGCGCCGTGGCCGTCGCAGTGCATGAGCAGGATGTTGCGCTGGTGGCCGGACACCAGCCAGTCCACGCACGAGCCGAGGAACGCTCGGATCTTCGGCAGGGGGAGCGACGGGCAGCCGCCGTACCTGGACGGGTAGTCGGCGACGACCGCGGCGGCGCCGTGCCCGAGGAGGGAGTGGGCGGCGTCGGCTCCGGTCGGCGCCGCGGCGAAGTTGACGACCATGAGCGAGGCGTGCGGGTTGCCGGCCTTGAGCTGGATGATGGTGCTGGTCAGGTAGTCCCTGTGCGCGCCCTCGTCGAGGGCCCCGATCGACAGGCAGGAGTTGAACACTGTCCAAAGGAACTCCGGATCAGCTTTAGTTCAGCCGGCCGTGTTGCGACCTCTCGCCTCGTCTCAGAAACAAAAGCCACATTGTGATGCATGGTACGTACCGAAGACCCGCTCGGAGACGTGCGACAGTCCATCCATGGCCTTCCGGGCGAAGAGCTTCCGCAGCAGCGCCATGGCCGAATGCCTGAATGAATGTACCTGAGGGAAAGAGAGAGATGAGGGGGGAGATGGGTTGACATGGATCTGAAGGGGGGAGGAAGGAAAGCTACGTGCGGGGATGGATGCTTGGAGCGCGGGGCGACAATTTCTCCATGAGCTGCGTCCGCTCCGCGTATCACGTGAAGTGGTCGTGGAGACGACTTGGACGTTCACCTTGGGAGCCGGCCGCCGGCTCACGAAGCGCAAGTTTTGAAAACAAAAAGATTTTCCCGTTGGCTTTTTTTTGCGGGTAATTTGGTTTTTTTCTTTATTACCGGTTTGCTTTTCGGTTTTTTCTTCTTGTATATTCTACGTATTTTTAAAAATAAAACAAACAAATGTGCACATTTTTTCAAATGAAATGGGCAAACATAAATATTCGCAATGTTTCTTAATaagaaaaatataaaaaatcatatttttaaaaaaatgcaaaaaaattgTAAAAATAATCAAATTACTAAAAAATGTTCGCAATTTTTTAAGAAGTTCACATTATTTGTTTTCAGCTTCCAAACAAAGTTTGTCTTTTTTCCAAAAATATTCACTTTTTCCATAGAGCATTCTCAAATATTTTGACTTTTTCAGATAATTAGTTCCCTTATTTTTTAGAAAACTGAACGAAAAACCAGACTGAAAGCAATAAAACGCTTGAAAAATATACTTTTTTTACAACAGAGAAAAAATATATTCTGAGTCACTACATTTCTGCGCCAAAGGGCCGGTCCAGTTAGAGGGCACCTTTGTGCAAAACGTAGCATTTCTTCGCAGTAAGCGTCACATGCAAGTTCCCCGTACTAAGATATTTCTGAAATACATGACGAGCATTTAAATAAAaaatgaacttttttaaaatccACACCAAACATACATTTAGTTATGGGGTGATTATTTTATAATGCACGACAAACCTTCTCTAAAATATGATTATTATTTTTGTAAACATGATGAACAAATTTAAAACATATCTAAAAATTATGATGGACATGTTCAAAAACACGGTGAAGTTTTTTTTAAATGTTGAATACttttaaacattttaaaataCGATTTTTTAACACTATGCACATGTTTTTATAAATGATTAAAAAGccaaaataaaaatataaaatgaaataaaaatataaaataaaaaggAACTAAAATTAGAATGTGTGCAAATCATATTACAAGAACATTCTATATTTAACAAATGTTGAAGTACCTAAAATGAAAATAAGAAACAAGAAAACACAAAGTAATTTAAAAAAAAGATAAAACCATAaggaaaaaaaaataaaaaccacACAAATAACCAGATTAAAAAACCTTACAGAGTAGTTCTCCAATCAAGCTTTCTTAGGAAAACTAGGTTGTATTTGTTTCGCTCAGACTCTCCCGTTGGTAGGAGGGTGCTTTAATATTATGCGGCGTCAAGGGGAAAAGAACAATGTTAATTTTGATGATAGATGGTCTTTTATTTTTATTGCTATTATCAAGAATTTGAACTTAGAGAAATTGTTCTCACAAGTTGTCAAAATACTTGGGCCAATAATCTTCCCACACTCACATGTGAGAAGGTTGATAGAATTCTCACGGGGGTTGAGTGGGAGCAACCCTCTCCCCAATACACAACCAAAAAAATGGCAGATGAGTCTCTTGCAAAACTTATTTGTGTGGAGGAAATAAATTGGCTTCATGTGCAAAAGTAGGCACGTCCGAAAAAGGTACAACAACGGCACATATTTTCATCTAAATGTGAGTGATAACGTAAGAGAAAACTTCTAGCTCAAGCAGGATGATTGTACAATTGTTGTTGACGACCAACTAAAAACATATATTTCACTTAATTTTATAAAATCCTTTTTGGCTCACCAGTCTCTAAGTATATCCAACTAGATGACGATATCAGAGGTGATATCCCTAAGTTGTCGATAGAAGACATGGACATCCTATAACTTCTCCTTTCATAGAGAAAGAATCACGGGTTGCAATCTCTCAGATGGAACACAATAAAGCGCTTGGATCAGACGGGTTCCCGGCTAATTTTATTAGACATTCTAGCCAATCATAAAAGGAAATTTAATGCCTATGCTTGCTAGCTTATACAATGGGAATATGCCCTTGTAAAAATTAAACTTTTGTATTATCAGTCTCCTCCCTAGAAAGGATGAGGCGATCAAAATCCAATGGTTCCGTTCAATTTGTTTACTCAATGTGAGTTTCAAAATATTCACCAAAGTTGCAATAAATTGGGTTACCATGATTGCTCACAAAGTGATGAGACCAACACAGTCAGAATTTATACCGGGGCGACATACCTTAGAGAAGGTTGTTGGCCTACACGAAACAATTCATTAGTTGCACTAGAAGAAACTTGATTGGGTTATTTTCAAGGTGGATTTTGAAAAAATTTATGACAATGCCAAATGACCATTTTAGCAACAAGTGATGTGTATGAAAGGCTTCCCGCACAAATGGTGTCAATGGGTTAACTCCTATGTTAGTGAAGTTAGCGTAGGAGTCAAGGAGACCTCAACATAAAAGTGGAGTGGTTCTTGTGCTTCTCAAACTCAGGGGTGGGATGCATAGTTTGTATCGATCATCTACATGAGGGTACAATGGATAAAAAGAACCTTCAGGCGATACTCCAACGAGAACAAAGAGAACCGAGACTCCGCCAAGAATGAAGAGCGGcaagactgaaggaaatatgccctagaggcaataataaatttgttattttatattttcttattcatgaggtttattattcatgctagaattatattgatTGGAAATCTAAATACATGTCTGagtacataaacaaataccgtgtccctagtgagcctctactagactagctcgttgatcaaagatggttgagatttcctaaccatggacatgtgttgtcatttgataacgggatcacatcattaggagaatgatgtgatggacaagacccatccggtagcttagcataatgatcattcagttttattgctattgttttcttcatgtcaaatacatactCCTTCTgttatgagattatgcaacttccggataccggaggaatgccttttgtgctatcaaacgtcacaacgtaactgagtgattataaagatgctctacaggtatctctgaaggtgtttgttgagttggcatagatcgagattatgatttctcaccccgagtatcggagaggtatctccgagccctctcggtaatacacatcataagcttgcaagcaaacgactaaggagttagtcacgaggtgatgtattacagaacgagtgaagagacttgccggtaacaagattgaactaggtatgaagataccaacaatcgaatctcgggcaagtagtataccgatggacaaagagaattacgtatgttgtcataacggttcgaccgataaagatcttcttagaatatgtaggagctaatatgggcatccaggttccgctattggttattgaccgaagaggtgtctaggtcatgtctacatagttctcgaacccgtagggcccacacgcttaacgttcgttgatgatatagtattatGATTCCTATTTCCTTCCCTCTcccctcctcttcctccctcctcggTTATATATGGCAGGGAGGGCGCGCAGCTTGGGAGGGACTCCAAGtgggattcctcctacttgggcgcctcctatggctgctcctccctccctcccacctatatatatgaggagggggcgcccccctacacagtttacaccctcggtcatatcttcgtggtgcttaggcgaagccctgcgaggatcacttcaccatcaccgtcaccatgccatcatgctgacggaactcatctactacctcaacatcttgctggatcaagaaggtgagggacgtcaccgagttgaatcTGTGCAGAACTAGGAGGtgacgtgcgttcggtacttgatcggtcggagctagaagaagttcagctacatcaactgcgttgtcaaacgcttccactTATAGTCTACAAGgatacgtagacacactctcccctcgtttctatgcatctccatggatagatcattgcgtgtacGTAGAATTATTTTTCTTTTCCATGCAAAGTTTCTCAACAAAGACACCATTTTCCCAGGTTTAGGCCCTGATGCGGGTAACAACCCTCCTTTATTTCCTTGAGTAAGTCTTCCTATAATATCAAAAAGATTAAGAGTTCTATTTGAGCCTATAGAGGCTAAAAGATAAAATATGCTAGAGCTTCTCAATTGATGTGTTGCTCAAGAGTCTTTTGTTCTTTGCCACGTCCTCCGAatatttatatatgtttcatgtGTTGGCTTCTAGTTGAAATCGATCTGATCTAGTCTCCAAGATCCTATAAGTAAGGAAAGAGATACCCAAGTTAGACCATGTGGCCTAGGGTAGATCCTTCTAGAAGGATTTTTCCTTGCATGCAGATATGTCTTGATGTCTGATACATGTATACCcttatatagtgtgcgaataactttgaaagatggtcgttggatgaaggcAATCCGACGGTGCAGAGCTGGCAAAtctgagcactactggccgttggatatcatatatattccatcagattttgccacatgtataatgtagaagactccatggttgaacttaagcacaatgcacaaacctcaaaatacaagcacttctcctttgttctagaatcttccatatcataaTTGCCCAATTTTTTCTacatgaattgccattatttgttttttattttatgctttacaacgcacagttccatgaatcttaaaatagattatctttttttattaaaaataaatgattttgaatgagatgaaataagaattaaatgaacatctacatcatgcatatatgacttaAAGCTTACATGATAtatataatgtggtatttattcataatttggttgccaaatctcat encodes:
- the LOC125554842 gene encoding formin-like protein 20, translating into MALLRKLFARKAMDGLSHVSERVFVFNSCLSIGALDEGAHRDYLTSTIIQLKAGNPHASLMVVNFAAAPTGADAAHSLLGHGAAAVVADYPSRYGGCPSLPLPKIRAFLGSCVDWLVSGHQRNILLMHCDGHGAAWPALAFAMASLLVYIEEAAPERATLDAVFGRAPVELLSACSELDPRPTHLRYLQYVTRLRDKGSLIGMKQQPFVLDCLILRAVPDFDGAGGCRPVVRVHGEPRERSTDASLTEVLFSTPRIKQQFKNYKQAESTVIKADIGCQIQGDVVIECIHVGDEGHEEVMFSVMFSTCFLQSNMTVFTLEDIDLPWNCNKQKFQEDFKIEVFFSEVELSDTDESHDDSEPSSIGNADEFYDFDEILIEDSYFDQDDGESHGETSRQDHCQEPSTNTEHSETPSSDSASNSSAEKGEDGETGSSDSASNDSDDKGNISTDDVAEFIHGVDVIRESKDPTLVLEAGSTSSMSLIVPTGRDINEEMPTDCQESRSDERLLPMQEGYVALAPQPMRKTRQKQTAIIPAVPIISKKMRRPDTGPDDKKPAASKTLVRVGSQKGALVAAPSSSNNSTSQAKTSPSPQKHHEIPSRLKQGSAAQVVRISSNLSKEHLKHSSQQQARGDPAARRHSASGTAARPEVKQIVFTRQASSSFAPSPLGRQRSQDDGECSGNPMEKANKLVIHSSEKTRSGRAPKQESPVVETPPRRTSTLKKSMSSPAISATPAVPSSPGKIRTTTSLPGVKTSRPSSGLHIASPSSSPRGQKHSVTPPSSPGGSPLAGLRFSRAAPVSQPDIQQGASAPTRLPRRASFSGLSQSVATSRAGDVHAVSPRASRVTQNHREGVKGSGRSSSPSSPRLTTQPWPKTTAVVSMSSSKDTRSGTAPARPTRLSS